Proteins encoded within one genomic window of Christensenellaceae bacterium:
- a CDS encoding DUF4011 domain-containing protein: MKGIYKYYKDRLIEISGRNRSLFSKKISKKYSYDIGANLDGDYEEIEKFIDFLWRGRRSNFVLIGKNSKERLYKNLRVEDKVVGQYKDPSLLDADGIKAENLRRERIKKDETKKALLSQLNDLKTLKREIEEFAKETGRYEMFVGYPFVEGALGHETVIKAPLLLFPVVINVENEQAELELKTDEPIQLNKVFILAYAKHHKLNIDELNLEFDNLMDYKLKNIESVVEYLRVQGIKIGHSPRKGLFNFERGKEPKLGDSLEVKYYAVVGRFPLANAIYNDYNVLEKKKLTTNAINELLESRELVSVKKPNANTYTISNLDYAQENAIESINKFGNMVIYGPPGTGKSQTIVNIITDALCKGKRVLVVSQKKAALDVVYNRLGVLNNKAMYINDAEKNKTEFYERVKNAHLELNQYKETPDLQPKYNETDTLIRQETALLEMISDTLFNPTPFGLNLQQMYANSYMIGKNTNEYAIYKELIKNTPIMNLNYNELSNTVRIIKEKRKAELYYKHLEMQKNNPLIDHIKRDLDVHVINSMRGFLNKLKTKRIAPFDIGKYPNARQLLAFYLENGIEEPKDLKPIVKYIAGIENPGLKEAVKWSLILPPLYPFAKAKMIKKQNQIADNFKTTLISVKEYVKEYESLQTVLDKKGYAIIIDNILGGNMLFLNLLESALDNYVNIRDMHINLRDMTPTEMMILNFAYANSNSVKTFKEVVDKITVIRIYHEIVLSEEKYKMQLSKIMEFENIKNRIMSLKNDKESIVQQICLGKFKKEYAELYNKDPNNKNFLYQISKPQNLWPIRKIIEVYEELLFKLFPCWLLSPESVSTIMPLKKELFDLILFDEASQIFIESTLPTIFRGKYIAIAGDNKQLRPTTTFMRRYMGNDNDELDLDTQAALEVESLLDLATSRYNTANLTYHYRSKNEELINFSNFAFYDGRLQIAPNLTKNVGSHPIEVSKVNGKWLNSRNHEEALRVVEIVKKIFKTRKNNETIGIITFNAEQEQHIEDMLDFESERDPVFRNDYLKECNRKENGEDISLFIKNLENVQGDERDIIIFSIGYAKNEYGKVVSHFGPLNLEGGENRLNVAITRAKQKIYVVTSIEPEELNVEASKNLGPKLFKKYLGYARAVSKGSSKEVGIILESLKQTNEVSVKTNERGIEAEIKEALEKMGYTVELNLGNNTYKLTLAVYDKKLDIYTVGVECDYSAYKSSSSIIERDVFRSKFMESRGWKIIRVWSRDFWLSPQKIINLIARTADRNRERIMAQRSEFNKQRFPQ, from the coding sequence ATGAAAGGCATTTATAAATATTATAAAGACAGACTAATTGAAATAAGCGGGCGAAACCGCAGTTTGTTTTCAAAAAAAATAAGCAAGAAATATTCATATGACATAGGAGCAAACCTTGATGGTGACTATGAAGAAATAGAAAAGTTCATAGATTTTTTGTGGCGCGGCAGACGGTCAAATTTTGTGCTTATCGGCAAAAATAGCAAAGAGCGGCTGTATAAGAACTTGCGTGTAGAAGATAAGGTTGTTGGGCAGTATAAAGACCCGTCACTTTTGGATGCCGATGGGATTAAGGCTGAAAATCTGAGGCGTGAACGAATAAAAAAGGATGAAACCAAAAAAGCACTTTTATCCCAGCTTAATGACTTGAAAACCCTTAAGCGTGAGATAGAGGAATTTGCAAAGGAAACGGGAAGATATGAAATGTTTGTGGGCTATCCTTTTGTGGAAGGTGCCCTTGGACACGAAACGGTGATAAAAGCGCCTCTGCTTTTGTTTCCTGTTGTTATTAATGTTGAAAATGAGCAGGCCGAACTTGAGCTTAAGACGGACGAGCCCATACAGCTAAACAAGGTGTTTATTCTGGCTTATGCAAAGCACCATAAGCTGAATATTGATGAGCTCAATCTTGAGTTTGACAACCTAATGGATTATAAGCTGAAAAATATAGAAAGCGTTGTTGAATATCTTAGAGTACAGGGCATTAAAATAGGTCATTCGCCAAGAAAGGGACTATTTAACTTTGAGCGCGGAAAAGAGCCCAAGCTTGGTGACAGTCTTGAGGTAAAGTATTATGCCGTTGTGGGAAGATTCCCCCTGGCCAATGCTATTTATAACGACTATAATGTTTTGGAGAAAAAGAAGCTCACCACAAATGCTATAAATGAGCTGCTTGAAAGCCGTGAGCTGGTATCGGTCAAAAAACCTAATGCCAATACCTATACCATAAGCAATCTTGACTATGCTCAGGAAAATGCTATTGAGAGTATAAACAAATTTGGTAATATGGTTATATACGGTCCTCCCGGAACAGGCAAAAGCCAGACGATAGTTAATATTATTACCGACGCGCTCTGCAAAGGAAAGCGCGTGCTGGTGGTTTCGCAAAAGAAAGCGGCACTTGATGTTGTATATAACCGTTTGGGAGTTTTGAACAATAAGGCTATGTATATAAATGACGCCGAAAAGAACAAGACGGAGTTTTATGAGCGTGTAAAAAATGCCCACCTTGAACTTAATCAATATAAAGAGACACCTGACCTGCAGCCCAAGTACAATGAGACTGATACGTTGATTAGGCAAGAAACGGCACTTTTAGAGATGATATCGGATACGCTGTTTAATCCTACGCCTTTTGGACTAAATCTTCAGCAGATGTATGCAAATTCATATATGATAGGAAAAAACACCAATGAATATGCTATTTATAAGGAGCTTATCAAAAATACTCCTATTATGAATTTAAATTATAACGAGCTTAGCAACACCGTCAGAATAATAAAAGAAAAGCGCAAAGCAGAGCTGTATTATAAACATCTGGAGATGCAAAAGAATAATCCTCTTATTGATCATATAAAGAGGGACCTTGACGTGCATGTGATAAACAGTATGAGAGGGTTTTTAAATAAGCTTAAAACTAAGCGTATTGCGCCTTTTGATATAGGCAAATACCCAAATGCCCGTCAGCTTCTGGCGTTCTATCTTGAAAACGGAATAGAGGAGCCAAAGGACTTAAAACCTATTGTAAAATATATTGCCGGCATTGAAAATCCTGGGCTTAAAGAAGCCGTTAAATGGAGCCTTATATTGCCTCCGTTATATCCGTTTGCAAAAGCCAAGATGATAAAAAAGCAGAATCAGATTGCTGATAATTTCAAGACAACATTGATTTCGGTTAAAGAATATGTTAAGGAATATGAATCGTTGCAAACGGTTCTTGACAAAAAAGGGTATGCCATAATAATAGACAATATTTTGGGCGGCAACATGCTATTTTTAAACCTTCTTGAAAGTGCTCTTGACAACTATGTGAATATAAGGGATATGCATATTAATTTGCGTGATATGACCCCTACTGAAATGATGATTTTAAACTTTGCTTACGCAAATAGTAATTCAGTCAAAACATTTAAGGAAGTTGTTGACAAAATAACTGTTATTCGAATTTATCACGAGATTGTTTTGAGCGAAGAAAAATATAAGATGCAGCTTTCTAAAATTATGGAGTTTGAAAACATAAAAAACAGGATAATGTCGCTTAAGAATGATAAAGAAAGCATAGTGCAGCAGATTTGTCTTGGCAAGTTTAAAAAAGAGTATGCCGAACTTTATAACAAAGACCCCAACAACAAAAACTTTTTATATCAAATATCCAAACCACAGAACCTATGGCCCATTCGCAAGATTATCGAAGTATATGAAGAATTACTGTTTAAACTATTTCCATGCTGGCTACTTTCACCTGAGAGCGTTTCAACGATTATGCCGCTAAAAAAAGAGCTGTTTGATCTTATTTTGTTTGATGAGGCATCACAGATATTTATCGAAAGCACATTGCCCACAATTTTTAGGGGTAAATATATAGCAATAGCCGGCGATAACAAGCAGCTGCGCCCAACTACTACATTTATGCGAAGGTATATGGGTAATGATAATGATGAGCTTGATTTGGATACTCAGGCTGCGCTTGAGGTTGAGAGCCTTTTGGACCTTGCCACAAGCAGATATAACACAGCAAATCTTACTTATCACTATCGCAGCAAAAACGAGGAGCTGATTAACTTTTCTAACTTTGCTTTTTATGACGGCAGACTGCAAATTGCGCCAAACCTAACTAAAAATGTAGGCAGTCACCCGATTGAGGTAAGCAAAGTCAACGGCAAGTGGCTGAACAGCCGAAACCACGAAGAAGCACTCAGAGTTGTTGAAATAGTCAAAAAGATTTTTAAAACCCGCAAAAATAATGAAACGATAGGCATAATCACCTTTAACGCTGAACAGGAACAACATATAGAAGATATGCTTGACTTTGAGAGCGAGCGTGACCCTGTGTTTAGAAATGATTATCTGAAAGAATGTAATCGCAAAGAAAATGGCGAGGATATAAGCCTATTTATCAAAAACCTTGAAAATGTTCAAGGGGACGAGCGTGATATTATAATATTTAGTATAGGATACGCCAAAAACGAATATGGTAAAGTTGTTTCGCACTTCGGCCCTCTTAACTTGGAAGGCGGCGAAAATCGTTTGAATGTAGCAATCACGCGTGCCAAACAAAAGATTTATGTGGTGACCAGCATAGAACCCGAGGAGCTCAATGTAGAAGCCAGCAAAAACCTGGGACCCAAACTGTTTAAGAAATATCTTGGTTACGCAAGAGCAGTATCTAAGGGCAGCAGCAAGGAAGTTGGTATAATACTTGAAAGCCTGAAGCAGACCAATGAAGTGTCGGTTAAAACAAATGAGCGCGGTATAGAGGCTGAAATTAAGGAAGCGCTTGAGAAAATGGGATATACCGTTGAACTTAATCTGGGAAACAATACCTATAAGCTTACGCTTGCAGTATACGACAAAAAATTGGATATCTATACTGTTGGCGTGGAGTGTGATTATTCGGCATATAAATCATCGTCATCCATAATTGAGCGCGATGTATTCCGCTCCAAGTTTATGGAAAGCCGCGGATGGAAAATTATAAGAGTTTGGAGCCGTGACTTCTGGCTCAGTCCGCAAAAAATTATTAACCTGATTGCCAGAACTGCCGACAGAAATCGGGAGCGGATAATGGCCCAACGCAGCGAATTTAATAAACAAAGATTTCCGCAATAA